CCTCGGCGAAGGCGGCGAGCTCGTGGCCAGGCGCGGGAGAGAGCGGCGTGCCGCGCCCCGCGTGCCCCGGATCGGCGCCGATCTTGGGCACAGTCTTCGCCGCCACGCCTAGCGCGAGGGTCGCGTCGGCGGGTGCCGTGGTCGCGCCGCCGCGGCATCCCGCCAGGGTCGCCAGCGCGGCGACGGCGACGGCAGAGGTGAACGCGGAGGTGAGGATTCCAGGGATGATCGCGCGCATGCTCACCCCTACGCGTGGCGCGTGGCGCGGTATCGCGGCGCGACGCCGCGAGGCCACGACACCGAGGGCCGTGTAGAGTCAGCGCGAGATGGAACCTGTCGATCCGCGCGCGCTCCGGCCGCACTACGGCGCTTTTCTCCGACCTGGCCGCGTGCTCCTCACCGGGCACTCCCACCAGGCCTGGCCGGACGCGGCACGCGCGGGCCACCTCGAGGCGTTCGAGGCCGCGGCGGCGCACGTCGACGACAAATGGGCGAGCGCGTTCGAGGCCGCGGGGGCCGTCCGGGCGAGCGTCGCGTCCCACCTCGGCGTGCGCCCCGGCTCGGTGGCGCTGGGCGCGAGCACGCACGATCTGGTGGTGCGGCTGCTGTCCGCTCTGCCGCTCGGCAGGAGACGCCACGTCGTGGCGACCGCCGGCGAGTTTCACACCCTGTACCGCCAGCTGACCCGCCTCGCCGAGGAGGGCGTCGAGGTCGAGCTCGTCCCGACCGAGCCCGTCGCGACGCTCGCGGAGCGCTTGGCGGCGGCCGTCCGCGACGACACGGCCGCGCTGTTCGCTTCGACCGTCCTCTTCGAGAGCGGCGCGGTGGTCCCGCACCTCGCCGACGCCGCCGTCGCCGCGCGGGCTCGCGGGGCCGAGGTCGTCTTGGACGCGTACCACCACTTCATGGTGAGGCCGCTCTCGGCCTCGGACTACGCGGGCGGCGACGTGTTCGTCCTCGGCGGCGGCTACAAGTACGCGCAGTGGGGCGAGGGCGTGTGCTTCATGACCGTGCCCGCGTCGTGCGCGCTGCGCCCGGTGGTGACGGGCTGGTTCTCCGACTTCGCCGGCCTCGGGGCGCCCCGAGGCCAGGGCCCGGTGGGGTACGGGCCGACCCTCGCCGACCGCTTCGCGGGCTCGACCTACGACCCCACGAGCCACTTCCGCGCGCGCGCCGTCGCGGCGTTCTTCTCCACGCAGGGCCTCACACCTGGGCGCCTCGAGGAGAGCTACATGCGCCAAACAACACGTATTTTTGAGGGCCTTGCGGGCGCGGGGCTCGCGCTCGTCTCCCCCACCGACGCGCTCGCTCGCGGCGGGTTCGTGGCCGCGCGCCTCGCGAGCCCGGACGCGGCATCGGCGGTGGTGAAGGGCCTCCGCGACGAGGGCGTGTGGGTCGACGCCCGCGGCCCGTTGGCGCGCCTCGGGCCCGCGCCGTACGTCACGGACGACGAGCTCGACCTCGGGGTGGAGGCGTTCGTACGCCACGCGCTGGCTGCGCGGTCGTGAGCGAGCCGTCGTTTCGAGCGTAGGCGCCCTCGCGTGCTCAGCGCGCGAGGAGCGCCCGCAGCGCCGCGAGCGGATCGAACCCGAGCACGCCCGCGAGGTCGGTGTCGCCCGCCGCCGCGCCCACCGTGTCGCGGAGCAGCGAGAGCACCGGCTCGAGCCTGCGCACGGCGGGGAGCCTCCCGATGCGCTCGGCCGCGAACCTCGCCCCGTCGATGCCGAGGGCGAGCGCGATGGCGGGCGGCACCGGGGACACGGACACCTCGCGGATGGCCACCGCGCGGCCCCACTCGCCGGGTCGGGCCTCGCGCTGGAGGCGCTGGAAGGTGTCGACCTCGGCGAAGACGCCCAGCGCGAGCGGGCCGTAGAGCTCCTCGACGGTACGTGCGAGATACATGTCGTCTCGGCGCCAGTCACCCGAGAGGTGCCCCGTGCGAGGGAGCACCTCCGCGGGCCCGGC
This genomic window from Myxococcales bacterium contains:
- a CDS encoding kynureninase, translating into MEPVDPRALRPHYGAFLRPGRVLLTGHSHQAWPDAARAGHLEAFEAAAAHVDDKWASAFEAAGAVRASVASHLGVRPGSVALGASTHDLVVRLLSALPLGRRRHVVATAGEFHTLYRQLTRLAEEGVEVELVPTEPVATLAERLAAAVRDDTAALFASTVLFESGAVVPHLADAAVAARARGAEVVLDAYHHFMVRPLSASDYAGGDVFVLGGGYKYAQWGEGVCFMTVPASCALRPVVTGWFSDFAGLGAPRGQGPVGYGPTLADRFAGSTYDPTSHFRARAVAAFFSTQGLTPGRLEESYMRQTTRIFEGLAGAGLALVSPTDALARGGFVAARLASPDAASAVVKGLRDEGVWVDARGPLARLGPAPYVTDDELDLGVEAFVRHALAARS